A region of the Chitinispirillales bacterium genome:
TGACAAAAAAGTCCGCAACGAAAAAGAAGGGTTACTGAATTTCAGCAAAGAAATGATTTCGGCGTTGCTCACGGCGTTCGTGTTTATCGTATATGTGATTCAGGCGTTTATGATTCCGACCGGTTCTATGGAAAAATCGCTTTTGGTCGGGGATTTTCTGCTTGGACTAAAATTTATTTACGGTGCGCCGGTTTTGCCAAACGTTCCTTTTGTATGGGAAAATTTCTGGAAATTTCCTGGTTTTAGCGACCCAAAACGCGGCGACGCCGTAATTTTTAAATATCCGGGCGGCGAAAAAAAAGATTATATAAAGAGGTGCGTCGCGGTTGCCGGCGACAGTATCGAGATCGATATAAAAAGGTTGATTGTAAACGGTAAAGAATTAACCCCTCCGCCGAATGCAAAGTGGGATTACGGCGGAAATCTGCGTTTGGGAATTAAAAATTTCGATAAGTTATACATTCCTCGAAAGAATGATACGCTTGATATTTCAAACGCGGGCGTTCGGGAATTTATTTATTATAAACATTTGGTTCGTCAGGAACATCCGTATTCAAATATTCGCGATGAATACCGTTTATTTGTAGATGGAAAGGATTTCAGCGATTCTTCAGTTTTGCTTAATGTCGATGGACAGATTACGCATGGTACGTTTTCTATGACGGATTTTGATAGATTGGCAAAATACTCCGATTGGACATTTTATGCCTATCATTTTGATTTGTTTACGCGCCAGTTTTCGTCCGACAGCGACTTAAAAATAGAGAAGAAATTATTTTTGGACGGACGGGAAATTTCAAAATACGTTTGCAAATACGATAATTATTTTATGATGGGCGACAATCGCGACAATTCCGCCGACAGCAGATATTGGGGATTCGTTAACCGCAATTTTATAAAGGCGAAGGCTTTAATTATATATTTTTCCCTCAAACAGGAAGTTCCGTTATATTTGCTTCCCGTCAAAATTCGCTGGGAACGCCTTGGGAAATTGATTAGAAACTGGGACGGAGGGGAATAAACATGGGAAAAACAATCGTAGAAAAAATTTTTGCCGCACATCTTCGCGACGAGCCGTTTAAGGGAACGTTTGTTCTCAACCTTGACCGCGTTTTCTGTCACGAAATAACCACTCCGGTCGCCCTTTCGGATTTGGAATGGAGAAAAAAAGACCGTGTTTTCGACAATACGAAAATTAAGGCGGTAATCGACCACATTAGTCCGGCAAAGGACACCAAAAGCGCAATTCAGGGAAAAATGTTGCGGGATTGGGCGTACAGGCATAACATAAAAGATTTTTTCGATATAGGTGAAAACGGTGTTTGTCATGCGATTTTTCCGGAAAAAGGATTCGTACGTCCGGGATTCACAATCATTATGGGCGATTCGCACACCTGTACGCACGGGGCGTTTGGAGCGTTTGCCTGCGGAGTAGGGACAACCGATTTGGAAGTCGGAATTTTGAAAGGCGTCTGCGCGTTCAGAAAGCCGGAAACTATTCGAGTTAACGTGAACGGGAGATTGCAAAACCGTGTTTATGCCAAAGATGTAATTTTGACGATTATCAAAGAACTTTCGGTAAACGGCGCGACCGACAAAATCATTGAATTCCACGGTGAAACGATAAATAACTTTACTATGGACGAAAGAATGACCATCTGCAATATGGCGATTGAAGCCGGTGCAACGAGCGGTTTGTGTATGCCGGACGAAACTACGCTTGAATATCTATGGGAATTTGTTGCAAACGATTATGAAAACGATAAAGAAAAAGCGCTTGCGGATTTCAAAAAGTGGAGCTCGGACCTTGACGCAAATTACGTGAATACGCTGAACGTCGATGCCGACAAAATCGTTCCGGTTTGTACGATAGAATACAAACCCGATCAGGTTAAGCCGATCGCTCAGTTAGATTCGCCGGTTCATCAGATTTATATCGGCTCTTGTACAAACGGACGGCTCAGCGATTTGCGCATTGCCGCTGAAATTACCAAAGGCGGAAAATTAGCGTTCGGCGTTCGTGGAATTGTTTCGCCAGCGACTCCGAAAATTTACAAAGAAGCGGCGAAAGAGGGCTTGCTTGACATATTTATGGATGCCGGATATTGCGTGACAAATCCCACTTGCGGCGCATGCCTGGGGATGAGCAACGGTGTTTTAGCGCCCGGTGAAATTGCGGCAAGCACTACAAATAGAAATTTTAACGGACGAATGGGTAAAGGCGGAACGGTGCATTTGATGAGTCCGGCAAGCGCGGCGGCGTGTGGAATAACCGGAAAATTGACAGACCCCAGAACGTTGTGATTTTAATATGAGTGCGCAGTTTTTGCTCGGACTTGACATGGGTTCTACAACGGTGAAATGCGTTGTTTTAGACAGAGAAACCGACGAGGTTTTGTTTTCGGATTACCGCCGTCACGACAGCGCCGTGCAAATTACGCTCCTTAAAATTTTAAGCGAAATTAATGAGAAGTTCCCAAATGACACATTTCTGATGGCGTTTACAGGTTCGCAAAGTTCGGATTTTGCCCAAAAGTCTGGAGTTTTGTACGTTCAAGAGGTAATAGCCGGTTCAATTGCAATTGGAAAACGCTATCCGCAAACGCTCACTTCAATTGAATTGGGCGGACAGGATGCAAAAATTCTATTTTTTTCGCAAGATGAAGAAACCGCCGTTTTGGATATGCGAATGAACGGAGTTTGCGCCGGCGGAACCGGAGCTTTTATAGATCAAATAGCCTCGCTTTTGAATGTAAAAGTCGAAGATTTTAACGCGCTTGCAAGTGAAGGTAAAAAGATTTACGATATTTCGGGACGCTGCGGCGTATTTGCAAAAACCGACATTCAGCCGCTTCTGAATCAAGGCGTTCGCCGCGAAGACATAGCGTTAAGTTGTCTTCACGCGCTCGCAAAACAGACAATCGGCGGACTTGCGCAAGGGATGGAAATCAAACCGCCTGTTCTTTTTGCCGGCGGACCTTTCTTTTTTATTCCGAAACTGATAGACGTTTTTTGTAATCGACTGGAGATTGAAGAAATAAACGAAAAAAAATTCATTGTTCCCCAAAACGCGCAAACGTTAATAGCGATTGGCGCGGCTTTATCTTTAAAAACAAAATTGGGAAATCAAAATAACAATCCGATGAAAATAAAAAAATTGATTGATTTATTGTGTGAGAAAACTTCTGAAAATTACGAAAAAGAAATTGATTTGTCCGTCCAATTTTTTACTTCACAGGCTGATTACGATGAATTTAGGGAAAGATACGATTTTGAAGAATTTTTACCTAAAGTTTATGAAAGCGGCGAAAAGGTAGGGGTTTTTGTCGGAATAGACGCCGGCTCAACAACCACGAAATTTGTCGCGATAGACGAAAATAAAGAGCTTGTTTACTCTTTTTACAAAAACAATCTTGGAAAACCCATTGACACTGCCAAAAGCGGACTTTTGGAATTTGAAAATCATTACAAAAAACAAGGCGTCGAAATTGAAATAAACGGTTTGGGAACGACCGGTTACGGAGAAATTCTGCTCGCAAAGGCGTTCGGTGCGGATTTTCACATCGTTGAAACCATAGCGCACAAAACGGCGGCGGTTTTTTTTGAACCCGACGTAAGTTTTGTTTTGGATTTGGGCGGACAAGATATGAAAGCGATTTTCATAAACAATGGAATTATCACTAATATTGCGCTTAACGAAGCATGTTCGGCAGGCTGCGGCTCGTTTATAGAAGCGTATTCAAAATCACTAAAAGTTGCGCCGCAGGACATTGCAAAATTAGCTTTTGAGGCGAAAAACCCGTCGGTTTTGGGTTCTAGATGTACGGTTTTTATGAACAGTTCCATTATTACCGAGCAAAAGTCGGGTAAAACGGTCGGAGATATTTTGGCGGGATTGTGTAGAAGCATAGTTGAAAATCTATTTACAAAAGTCATCCGCATTCCAAACCCGTCGGTTTTGGGAGAAAAAATAGTCGTTCAGGGTGGAACGTTCAAAAACGACGCTGTTTTGCGCGCCTTTACACAATACATTGGGAAAGAAGTCTTGCGCCCAAGATTTTCCGGAGAAATGGGCGCTTTGGGTATAGCGTTGCTTACAATGGAAGAAATGAGAAAATAAGAACAAAAACTTAAATTTTGTTTTACGATAAAAAGTATTTTTGTGATTAAGTTTTAACGAAAGCGGGGAATAAGTGAGTGTATCAGCGGGAATCGTCGGGCTGCCTAATGTCGGGAAATCGACAATTTTTAATGCGATTTCATCAGGAAAAGCGGAAACGGCGAATTATCCTTTTTGTACAATTGATCCGAATTCCGGCGTTGTTTGCGTTCCCGACGTCCGTTTGGAGCGAATAAGCGAAATTATTCCGACGCAAAAAATAGTTCCTGCGCTTTTGGAATTAGCGGATATTGCCGGATTAGTCAAAGGCGCGTCTAAAGGCGAGGGTTTGGGAAATCAATTTTTGGGACATATAAAAAACGTAAACGCTATTTTGCACATTGTACGATGCTTTGATTCCAGCGAAATTACGCACGTGAACGGTTCGGTAAATCCCGCCCGCGACGTCGAAGTTATAGACACCGAACTTATGCTTAAAGATTTGGAAACGCTTGAAAAGAGTAAATCGTACTTTGAAAAAATGCGGAAAACGGGCGACAAAGAATTTTTGGCGAAATTGGATGCGGCGACGAAAGCGATAGAACGAATAAACGACGGAATTTCTGCAAGAAAAGCGCTTTTGGACGAAGAAAAAGAACTTTTGGCGGAGCTAAATTTAATAACGGTAAAACCTATTTTATATGTCGCGAATGTCGATGAAAACGGATTTAAAGAAGACAATAATTTTGTTAAAGAATTACAAGAGATCGCCGAAAGAGACGGCGCTTTGTGCATAAAAATCAGCGGGAAAATTGAAGAGGAATTGGCGCAGCTTGAAGAAGCCGATAAAAAAGAATTTCTTGCGGATTTGGGTTTGAAAGAACCCGGGCTTAACGTTTTGGCAAGGGCGGCTTACGACTTGCTTGGGCTGCAAACGTTTTTTACCGCCGGTGAAACAGAAAATCGCGCCTGGACAATAAAAAAAGGAGTTACCGCACCTCAAGCGGCAGGAGTGATTCACAGCGATTTTGAGCGCGGGTTTATAAAAGCGGAAGTTTATACGCTTGACGATTTGTTGAAATACAAAAGTGAAACGGAAATTCGTAATCACGGGAAAATGCGTCTCGAAGGAAAAGATTATCTTGTAAAAGACGGCGATATTATGTTTTTTAAGTTTAACGTGTAGGGCAAAATGAAAAATATTTGGCGGTGGTTTTTTTGGAAATTAAATCGAAAAATTGTTCCGTTTTTGATTTGGAAAAAATATGGAAAATTTTTGAAAGTCGAGGGGGATAAAATTCCTGAAGCGCCATTTATTTTTATAGCGAACCATGCGAATTTTCTTGACCCTTGGATCGTTTGCCATTTATCTAAAACACCTGTTTCGATAATGATGAACGAAGATGGGTTTAAAGCGTCAAATTTTCAAAAATGGTACCTGAAAAACATTGGGGCGTTTCCGAAAAAAAAAGGACTTTCCGATATTTCGTCTGTTAAAATAAGTTTTTCGGAAATTAAAAAAGGTTATCCGCTTATGGTTTTCCCCGAAGGACAAACTTCTTGGGACGGACATACGCAACCGATTTATTCCGGAATTGAGAAAATATCTCAAAAATTGAATGTGCCTGTCGTCATGTGTAGAATTGAGGGGAATTTTATCGCGCATCCCTGGTGGGCGGGAAACGACAGAAAAGGGCAAATCAGTATCTATATAAAAATAATTTCAACAAAATTTCTCAAATCAAAAACGTTTGACGAAATTCGCGACGAATTTATAAATCATATAAAAAACAATGACGTTGAAAAATCACAAAATAACAAATTTTCAGGTAAAAATATTGTTTCCGGTATGAAAAATCTGCTTTGGATTTGTCCGAGTTGCAACGAAAAAGAAAGTTTGATTTTTGAAGAGAATTCGGTAATTTGTGAAAAATGTAAAAAAGAACATGTTTTCAACGCGAATTTATATCTTGAAAACCCGGCAAATTCCATAAAAAACCTTTATGATTGGACAAAAATGCAGAAAGACTATGTGAGAAACATCGTGAAAAACGCGGGGAATTCGGATATTTTGGCGCAAAATAACAAGATTTGCTTGATTCAGTCCGACGACAACGGACGGATTGTTACGCTTGACGAAGGGGTTTTACAAATTACTAAGGAAAAATTTTTGTTCTATGGAGATTGCGCCGTTTACGATATTGCAATGGATGATGTGGTCGCTCCCGTTTTCCAGCAGAAAAATATAATTCAATTTAAATATCCGCAAGGCGAACTGAAATTTATGTTTTTGCATACGGCTATGATGAAATATCTTTGTTTTTTGCTGGAACTTAAAGGCTATCAAGAAATTGAAAAACGCGGATATTTTATTTAAATCCAAAACTAAAGCCTTAAAAAACATTTAATTTCTCCATTTTATACCGGCGAAAATTATTTTTGTACTCGTAAAGCCGATTTTCGGCATTACGAGTAGAGGATTTAATGTTTGAAGAGATGGTAAAAGAACTCGACGAAAAAGTCGATTTACTGATAGATAAAAATGTTCAATACTGCCGCGAAATCAAACGGTTGCAATGTCTATTGGATGAAGCCAATAGTAGAAATTATCTTTTAGAACAAACAAATAAAATACTTTCCGGCGAATTAAAACCGCTTTTTGAGTCGGCTGAAAATGTACTTTCTCACATGAAAAATGCCGGTAAAGAGGAATAAACGATGTTGGAACAAAAACTTAAAATAGATGGAAAAGAATACATTATTCGTTCTGCCAACTGGGACAGAGAAATTTTAATCGACGCGGCGGCGCAGCTTGAAGAAGGAATCTTGTATTACAAAAAAAGTAAGGACGAAATAAGCGCGGTGGTTCTTGCCGCACTAGCGTTCGCCTACGATTCGACAGCAAAGTCAAAAAGCGAAAATAGCAATCAAAACGATAGCTCCGGCTATTCATTTGAATGCGAACAAAACTTACGAAATATTTTACAGAAAATTAATAAACACATTCAAACGCCGCAGAAAGCGATTTAATAAAGAGGAGGTACAATGAAAGCGGAATTAACGCCATTAACGACGGTAGCGGATCTAACTTCTGGATTATTAGAATCAGACATAAC
Encoded here:
- the lepB gene encoding signal peptidase I encodes the protein MKKEGNDKKVRNEKEGLLNFSKEMISALLTAFVFIVYVIQAFMIPTGSMEKSLLVGDFLLGLKFIYGAPVLPNVPFVWENFWKFPGFSDPKRGDAVIFKYPGGEKKDYIKRCVAVAGDSIEIDIKRLIVNGKELTPPPNAKWDYGGNLRLGIKNFDKLYIPRKNDTLDISNAGVREFIYYKHLVRQEHPYSNIRDEYRLFVDGKDFSDSSVLLNVDGQITHGTFSMTDFDRLAKYSDWTFYAYHFDLFTRQFSSDSDLKIEKKLFLDGREISKYVCKYDNYFMMGDNRDNSADSRYWGFVNRNFIKAKALIIYFSLKQEVPLYLLPVKIRWERLGKLIRNWDGGE
- a CDS encoding 3-isopropylmalate dehydratase large subunit; its protein translation is MGKTIVEKIFAAHLRDEPFKGTFVLNLDRVFCHEITTPVALSDLEWRKKDRVFDNTKIKAVIDHISPAKDTKSAIQGKMLRDWAYRHNIKDFFDIGENGVCHAIFPEKGFVRPGFTIIMGDSHTCTHGAFGAFACGVGTTDLEVGILKGVCAFRKPETIRVNVNGRLQNRVYAKDVILTIIKELSVNGATDKIIEFHGETINNFTMDERMTICNMAIEAGATSGLCMPDETTLEYLWEFVANDYENDKEKALADFKKWSSDLDANYVNTLNVDADKIVPVCTIEYKPDQVKPIAQLDSPVHQIYIGSCTNGRLSDLRIAAEITKGGKLAFGVRGIVSPATPKIYKEAAKEGLLDIFMDAGYCVTNPTCGACLGMSNGVLAPGEIAASTTNRNFNGRMGKGGTVHLMSPASAAACGITGKLTDPRTL
- a CDS encoding acyl-CoA dehydratase activase; its protein translation is MSAQFLLGLDMGSTTVKCVVLDRETDEVLFSDYRRHDSAVQITLLKILSEINEKFPNDTFLMAFTGSQSSDFAQKSGVLYVQEVIAGSIAIGKRYPQTLTSIELGGQDAKILFFSQDEETAVLDMRMNGVCAGGTGAFIDQIASLLNVKVEDFNALASEGKKIYDISGRCGVFAKTDIQPLLNQGVRREDIALSCLHALAKQTIGGLAQGMEIKPPVLFAGGPFFFIPKLIDVFCNRLEIEEINEKKFIVPQNAQTLIAIGAALSLKTKLGNQNNNPMKIKKLIDLLCEKTSENYEKEIDLSVQFFTSQADYDEFRERYDFEEFLPKVYESGEKVGVFVGIDAGSTTTKFVAIDENKELVYSFYKNNLGKPIDTAKSGLLEFENHYKKQGVEIEINGLGTTGYGEILLAKAFGADFHIVETIAHKTAAVFFEPDVSFVLDLGGQDMKAIFINNGIITNIALNEACSAGCGSFIEAYSKSLKVAPQDIAKLAFEAKNPSVLGSRCTVFMNSSIITEQKSGKTVGDILAGLCRSIVENLFTKVIRIPNPSVLGEKIVVQGGTFKNDAVLRAFTQYIGKEVLRPRFSGEMGALGIALLTMEEMRK
- the ychF gene encoding redox-regulated ATPase YchF — encoded protein: MSVSAGIVGLPNVGKSTIFNAISSGKAETANYPFCTIDPNSGVVCVPDVRLERISEIIPTQKIVPALLELADIAGLVKGASKGEGLGNQFLGHIKNVNAILHIVRCFDSSEITHVNGSVNPARDVEVIDTELMLKDLETLEKSKSYFEKMRKTGDKEFLAKLDAATKAIERINDGISARKALLDEEKELLAELNLITVKPILYVANVDENGFKEDNNFVKELQEIAERDGALCIKISGKIEEELAQLEEADKKEFLADLGLKEPGLNVLARAAYDLLGLQTFFTAGETENRAWTIKKGVTAPQAAGVIHSDFERGFIKAEVYTLDDLLKYKSETEIRNHGKMRLEGKDYLVKDGDIMFFKFNV
- a CDS encoding 1-acyl-sn-glycerol-3-phosphate acyltransferase produces the protein MKNIWRWFFWKLNRKIVPFLIWKKYGKFLKVEGDKIPEAPFIFIANHANFLDPWIVCHLSKTPVSIMMNEDGFKASNFQKWYLKNIGAFPKKKGLSDISSVKISFSEIKKGYPLMVFPEGQTSWDGHTQPIYSGIEKISQKLNVPVVMCRIEGNFIAHPWWAGNDRKGQISIYIKIISTKFLKSKTFDEIRDEFINHIKNNDVEKSQNNKFSGKNIVSGMKNLLWICPSCNEKESLIFEENSVICEKCKKEHVFNANLYLENPANSIKNLYDWTKMQKDYVRNIVKNAGNSDILAQNNKICLIQSDDNGRIVTLDEGVLQITKEKFLFYGDCAVYDIAMDDVVAPVFQQKNIIQFKYPQGELKFMFLHTAMMKYLCFLLELKGYQEIEKRGYFI
- the zapA gene encoding cell division protein ZapA, with product MLEQKLKIDGKEYIIRSANWDREILIDAAAQLEEGILYYKKSKDEISAVVLAALAFAYDSTAKSKSENSNQNDSSGYSFECEQNLRNILQKINKHIQTPQKAI